A single genomic interval of Psychroserpens sp. NJDZ02 harbors:
- a CDS encoding LamG-like jellyroll fold domain-containing protein, whose translation MRNCPEFCRHLICVFSFLFTFQVFSQTTIVKNEFISTNYVEITDGNQGLSNGGDNWNFTVDTDNGAVIYSSSKFISPTRSLEIRDYHTFVDKVLFDQIDITGLINVEFSIGYASNNALGVNDTMDLVYYIDGVPTRVTLIQGGNGEVDFGSSINNGTGAANVYVLAIPNGSLSFRFDIELNADNQNGNEYVYIDDALLTHIVPTSLPPTANCKNIAIELDSNGNATIVATDVDNGSTDDFSAFTLAYAIDIDTFDCTDLGDNTVILTVTDDEGQTDTCNAVVTVNAYSGSLVAPVLPDVNAYCNYTVLPPADLIYSCNLITPTFASSTSGTGDDTFTSSGTITWLYDDGAGESATAIQNVIIEGLVPPASIVVSGITQSGATISWDDFLGEETYVIRYRETGSVTWTTVNSVTNSVNLTGLDALTEYDVAVASACGVAESGYSDTENFITLSSGAYCTPVANTNGSFGDRFITNVTLPGETVSIDNDSGNEGGYFDYTYLPAADLYYGETYDISILVDGNTALNAANHRSGWVAYIDFNQDNVFDEGERVYRSGGTGGGEESNATFPYVARSFTVPTTAVSGVTTMRIGIQHFTSPADPCGEVSGNAIDFEDYKIKISLDPLAPQDITVSGNNTEIINGQTETTFSSFTDFGIYDINGGAKTRVFTIFNSGSEPLVLGLLPVSLQLGSSVDFSISSQPTAGTVIPPGGTETFSISFDPSAIASNITAVVVIDSDDPDENPFTYTIIGEGDELYPDTDGDGVSNNVDIDDDNDGISDSEEQLQCLLYSGASIVETEFLNEHFGAGLTRAAINGNTDGVTTSYCYEDGVAGQASEECDANVNLNDGEYVVHYSVTNGDAANNAVTPNGENIADFANFAWYKGEDHTPGDTNGRMAIFNAATDPGIFYETLISGILPDVPLAYSFWAINIDNADNRFPGGETPRINPNITVRFLSSDYTTELASFDTGDITRCASGNNCVDSIWKEYSTWVILSESEFVIQFINNSPGGLGNDLALDDILVTQSLCDLDNDGVADVFDLDNDNDGIPNIYEFGPPLLGADIDVDRNGVALLGPGADTDGNGMSDIYETATALDSDNDGTPDYVDLDSDNDSVFDALENDGNGDIDIDGDGLGDGTDASTGINNDTFDGDGVLALIDNNDDDADGDDHGLGTNGYEYPLDTDGDGIPDYLDIDSDDASNDVSNGSDIDNTIYNSLDANNDGVIDGNLDADHDGILDAFDSDNSVYGSPRDLEDSYSLFFDGRNDYVEDANVLSNGNATLMAWIKSEGDNTLGTNRVVAGQANFYLVVNTADNSVSVVLNGSVVLTSTDVVVDTIWTHLSVTTNGAETILYVNGEAQGSPSGTGGLSNDTSSFSIGRLANIDSGYFHGEIDEVRVFDISLTEEEVQRTVYQELDENQSFNQGKIIPKDISGNSIGANLIRYYKMDGYKGDITDNKVTPAIDQVTGAKLYNIKNIYFQTAPLPYKTIQDGAWTSVSNWEHGDVWDIDVVANNKDWSIVKLDNNISTVASHKNLGLLIKDAQTFTVNNDNYIDNTWYLELNGTIDLSDDSQLLQSDQSDLVTDTDGKVYRRQEGMANKYRYNYWGSPVGKTQVTLISDNNSVSNTSNSPFNLSMLKDNAFTPMEFTTGYDELGKISTYWTYIYQSGVSYYDWVNINANYDILSGHGYIHKGTGIGTTDFQYIFEGKPNNGTLVLPATDIGGSGSVGGTTRTTSLVGNPYPSALDVEAFILDNSSVLGGGGALYFWEQTGGDSHVLNQYQGGYAIRNILDGTRAYQFVGLNGDDTGVIVGVKTPKPFVSVAQGFVVEIENDGNIVFNNAQRIFKTEALGGSVFFRQAQDVSEIASATDDNPIKKIRLQLTTASNLGREIVMGFNTATNDGFDYGYDAKAFQTYPNDLTMTLDDQAMVIQSYADIAADKVVDLNFEADGNGMYSIQATQFVDFPADQEVFLRDNFNNIYYDLTSEEAYSFASEAGVFADRFDVVFQSAETLSTDDFEAEIKNVSVFYIDNQELLFVKGLKTNAKGLKLYNTLGQQVYSTASVTNQQLENGLSLTNLSTGLYVVSITMENNQTLEKKIILK comes from the coding sequence ATGAGAAATTGCCCTGAATTTTGTAGACATTTAATATGTGTCTTTTCGTTTTTATTTACTTTTCAAGTATTTTCTCAGACGACTATCGTCAAGAACGAGTTTATTTCTACTAATTATGTCGAGATAACTGATGGTAATCAAGGCCTCTCAAATGGAGGGGATAACTGGAATTTCACAGTTGATACAGATAATGGGGCAGTCATTTATAGTTCTTCTAAATTTATAAGTCCTACTAGAAGTTTAGAAATTAGAGATTATCATACGTTTGTAGATAAGGTGTTATTTGATCAAATAGATATCACAGGTTTAATAAATGTCGAGTTTTCAATTGGGTATGCTTCTAACAATGCTTTAGGCGTTAATGATACAATGGATTTGGTCTATTATATCGATGGCGTTCCTACAAGAGTTACTTTAATTCAGGGTGGTAATGGAGAGGTTGATTTTGGCTCTTCCATAAATAATGGTACAGGTGCTGCTAATGTTTATGTTTTGGCGATACCAAATGGTTCATTAAGTTTTAGGTTTGATATTGAATTAAATGCTGATAATCAAAATGGTAATGAGTATGTTTATATAGATGATGCTCTTTTAACGCATATCGTACCAACATCTTTACCGCCAACAGCAAATTGTAAAAACATAGCAATAGAATTAGATAGTAATGGGAATGCAACAATTGTAGCGACAGATGTAGATAATGGATCTACTGATGATTTTTCAGCATTTACATTAGCTTACGCAATAGATATAGACACTTTTGATTGTACAGATCTTGGGGATAATACAGTAATTTTAACGGTTACAGATGACGAGGGTCAGACTGATACATGTAACGCTGTAGTGACAGTAAATGCTTATTCTGGAAGTCTAGTAGCTCCTGTCCTTCCTGATGTTAACGCGTATTGTAATTATACTGTGTTGCCACCAGCGGATTTAATTTATAGTTGTAATTTAATTACTCCTACTTTTGCTAGTTCTACTTCTGGAACAGGTGATGATACATTTACATCTAGTGGTACAATTACTTGGTTGTACGACGACGGAGCAGGAGAGTCTGCAACAGCAATACAAAATGTAATCATAGAAGGGTTGGTGCCTCCTGCCAGTATAGTGGTGTCTGGAATAACACAATCTGGTGCAACAATTTCGTGGGATGATTTTTTAGGTGAAGAAACTTATGTAATAAGATATAGAGAAACCGGAAGCGTAACTTGGACTACCGTAAACTCTGTAACTAATTCTGTAAACCTTACAGGTTTGGATGCTTTAACAGAATACGATGTGGCTGTTGCAAGTGCTTGTGGTGTTGCAGAATCAGGATACTCTGATACGGAAAACTTTATAACATTAAGCTCAGGTGCTTATTGTACTCCAGTAGCAAATACAAATGGTTCTTTTGGGGATCGTTTTATAACAAATGTTACATTACCTGGAGAGACTGTAAGTATTGATAATGATTCAGGGAATGAAGGAGGATATTTTGATTACACCTATTTACCAGCTGCTGATTTGTACTATGGAGAAACATATGACATTTCTATTTTGGTAGATGGGAATACAGCTTTAAATGCTGCAAATCATCGCTCAGGTTGGGTTGCTTATATCGATTTTAATCAGGATAATGTTTTTGATGAAGGAGAACGAGTGTATCGTTCTGGAGGAACAGGAGGTGGAGAAGAGTCTAATGCAACTTTTCCGTATGTGGCGCGATCTTTTACAGTTCCGACAACTGCAGTTTCGGGGGTAACGACTATGCGTATCGGTATTCAACATTTTACTTCTCCAGCTGATCCTTGTGGAGAGGTTTCTGGTAATGCGATAGACTTTGAGGATTATAAAATTAAGATTTCTTTAGATCCACTTGCGCCCCAAGATATTACCGTATCAGGTAATAATACTGAGATTATAAATGGTCAAACAGAAACAACTTTTTCTAGTTTCACAGATTTTGGAATTTACGATATTAATGGAGGGGCTAAAACAAGAGTTTTTACAATTTTTAATAGTGGATCAGAACCATTAGTTTTGGGGCTTCTGCCAGTGTCTTTACAGTTGGGGTCAAGTGTAGATTTTTCTATTTCGTCACAACCTACTGCAGGTACAGTAATTCCACCAGGAGGTACTGAGACATTCTCTATAAGTTTTGATCCGAGTGCTATTGCTAGTAATATAACAGCAGTTGTTGTTATTGATAGTGATGATCCAGATGAAAACCCATTTACGTATACCATAATAGGTGAAGGGGATGAGTTGTATCCAGATACGGATGGTGATGGCGTTTCTAATAATGTAGATATTGATGATGATAATGACGGTATTTCCGATAGTGAAGAGCAGTTACAGTGTTTGTTGTATTCTGGAGCATCTATTGTGGAAACAGAATTTTTAAATGAACATTTTGGAGCCGGATTAACTAGAGCAGCAATTAATGGTAACACGGATGGTGTGACAACGTCATATTGCTATGAAGATGGAGTTGCTGGTCAAGCATCAGAAGAGTGTGATGCAAATGTAAATTTAAATGATGGTGAATATGTAGTGCATTACTCTGTTACAAACGGAGACGCGGCTAATAATGCTGTTACGCCTAATGGCGAAAATATAGCCGATTTTGCAAACTTTGCATGGTATAAAGGAGAAGATCATACTCCAGGAGATACCAATGGTAGAATGGCAATATTTAATGCTGCCACAGATCCAGGTATTTTTTATGAAACTTTAATTTCAGGAATATTACCTGATGTGCCATTAGCCTATAGTTTTTGGGCTATTAATATCGATAATGCCGATAATAGATTTCCAGGAGGAGAAACTCCAAGGATAAATCCAAATATAACAGTTAGGTTTTTATCTTCGGATTATACAACCGAGCTAGCTTCGTTTGATACAGGAGACATCACGCGATGTGCTTCAGGGAATAATTGTGTAGATTCTATTTGGAAAGAATACAGTACTTGGGTTATTTTATCAGAATCAGAATTTGTTATTCAATTTATTAATAATTCACCAGGAGGGTTAGGAAATGATTTAGCCTTAGATGATATTCTTGTTACGCAATCCTTGTGTGATTTAGATAATGATGGTGTTGCAGATGTTTTTGATTTAGATAATGATAACGATGGTATTCCTAATATTTACGAATTTGGGCCTCCTTTATTAGGAGCGGATATTGATGTAGATAGAAACGGTGTCGCTTTGCTTGGACCAGGAGCAGATACTGATGGCAATGGGATGAGTGATATATATGAAACAGCAACTGCTTTAGATTCCGATAATGATGGTACTCCAGATTATGTGGATCTAGATTCTGATAATGATTCTGTTTTTGATGCATTAGAAAATGATGGTAATGGAGATATAGATATAGATGGAGATGGTTTAGGAGACGGTACAGATGCAAGTACGGGAATAAATAATGATACATTTGACGGAGATGGTGTTCTGGCATTAATAGATAATAATGATGATGATGCTGATGGGGATGACCATGGTCTTGGTACTAACGGTTATGAGTATCCTTTAGATACTGACGGGGATGGAATACCTGATTATTTAGATATAGATAGTGACGATGCTAGTAATGATGTATCTAATGGAAGTGATATCGATAATACAATCTATAATTCATTAGATGCGAATAATGATGGCGTTATTGATGGAAATTTAGACGCAGATCACGATGGGATATTAGATGCATTTGATTCGGATAATTCAGTATACGGATCTCCTAGAGACTTAGAGGATTCTTATAGTTTGTTCTTTGATGGACGTAATGATTATGTAGAGGATGCTAATGTGCTGTCAAACGGAAATGCGACACTTATGGCATGGATAAAATCTGAAGGAGATAATACTTTAGGCACAAATAGAGTTGTTGCAGGACAGGCTAATTTTTATTTGGTTGTTAATACTGCAGATAATTCAGTGTCAGTGGTTTTAAATGGTAGTGTAGTACTAACGTCCACCGATGTGGTAGTTGATACTATTTGGACACATCTTTCAGTAACAACAAATGGGGCTGAAACTATTTTATATGTAAATGGAGAAGCGCAAGGTAGTCCATCCGGAACCGGAGGTTTGTCTAATGATACATCTAGCTTTAGTATAGGGAGACTAGCTAATATAGACTCAGGTTATTTTCATGGAGAAATTGATGAGGTTAGAGTGTTTGATATTAGTTTAACAGAAGAAGAAGTCCAAAGGACCGTATATCAAGAGTTAGACGAAAATCAAAGTTTTAATCAAGGTAAGATAATTCCTAAAGACATCTCAGGAAATTCTATTGGAGCAAATCTTATACGCTACTATAAAATGGATGGTTATAAAGGTGATATTACAGATAATAAGGTAACTCCTGCAATCGACCAGGTAACGGGAGCTAAATTGTATAATATTAAAAATATATATTTTCAAACAGCACCATTGCCATATAAAACAATTCAAGATGGAGCTTGGACTAGTGTTTCCAATTGGGAACATGGAGATGTTTGGGATATTGATGTTGTAGCTAATAATAAAGATTGGAGTATTGTTAAATTAGATAATAATATATCTACAGTAGCGTCTCACAAAAATTTAGGGTTGTTGATAAAAGATGCTCAAACGTTTACGGTTAATAATGATAATTATATTGATAACACATGGTATTTAGAGCTTAACGGAACCATCGATTTGTCTGACGATTCTCAGTTATTGCAATCAGATCAAAGTGATTTAGTAACGGATACGGATGGTAAAGTTTATAGACGCCAAGAAGGGATGGCTAATAAATATAGATATAATTATTGGGGGTCGCCAGTTGGTAAAACGCAGGTAACACTTATTTCTGATAATAATAGTGTGTCTAATACTAGTAACTCTCCTTTTAATTTAAGTATGCTTAAGGATAATGCTTTTACGCCTATGGAGTTTACAACGGGTTATGACGAATTAGGTAAAATAAGTACGTATTGGACCTATATTTATCAAAGTGGAGTGTCTTATTACGATTGGGTAAATATTAATGCTAATTATGATATTCTTTCAGGGCATGGTTATATTCATAAGGGAACAGGTATTGGTACTACGGATTTTCAGTATATTTTCGAAGGGAAACCAAATAATGGAACACTTGTTCTTCCTGCTACAGATATTGGAGGTTCAGGATCCGTTGGAGGTACAACAAGAACAACGTCGTTAGTGGGTAATCCTTATCCTTCAGCTTTAGATGTCGAAGCTTTTATACTTGATAATAGTTCTGTTTTAGGAGGTGGTGGTGCACTTTATTTTTGGGAACAAACGGGTGGTGATTCACATGTTTTAAATCAGTATCAAGGAGGTTATGCTATTAGAAATATTTTGGATGGTACTAGAGCTTATCAATTTGTTGGGTTAAATGGTGATGATACAGGAGTAATAGTAGGGGTGAAAACGCCTAAGCCTTTCGTTTCTGTTGCTCAAGGTTTTGTAGTAGAAATTGAAAATGATGGAAACATTGTATTTAATAATGCGCAAAGAATATTTAAAACAGAAGCTTTAGGAGGGTCTGTGTTTTTTAGACAAGCTCAAGATGTAAGTGAAATTGCAAGTGCTACAGATGATAATCCAATAAAGAAAATCAGGTTACAATTGACTACCGCAAGTAATTTAGGTCGAGAAATCGTTATGGGATTCAATACTGCTACAAATGATGGCTTTGATTATGGATATGACGCTAAGGCATTTCAGACCTATCCAAACGATTTGACAATGACTTTAGATGATCAGGCAATGGTTATTCAGTCTTATGCAGATATTGCAGCAGACAAGGTTGTGGATTTAAATTTTGAGGCAGATGGTAACGGTATGTACAGTATTCAAGCGACGCAATTTGTTGATTTTCCTGCAGATCAAGAGGTGTTTTTAAGAGATAATTTTAATAATATTTATTACGATTTAACTTCAGAGGAAGCGTATAGTTTTGCTTCAGAAGCAGGTGTTTTTGCTGATAGATTTGATGTCGTGTTTCAATCTGCAGAAACTTTAAGTACTGATGATTTTGAGGCCGAAATTAAAAACGTTTCAGTTTTTTATATTGATAATCAAGAGTTGTTATTTGTAAAAGGATTAAAAACTAATGCTAAAGGATTGAAGCTTTATAATACATTAGGGCAACAAGTTTACAGTACTGCTTCAGTTACTAATCAACAATTAGAAAATGGCTTAAGCTTGACAAACTTAAGTACAGGGTTGTATGTGGTTAGTATTACGATGGAAAATAATCAAACTTTAGAAAAAAAGATAATCTTAAAATAA